The Hymenobacter baengnokdamensis genome includes a region encoding these proteins:
- a CDS encoding acetyl-CoA carboxylase biotin carboxyl carrier protein subunit, with translation MLSISIGSAHSWEVDFQATDSLTLNGQPFAWDVAPLGNGRYHVLYQGQSYTAELVEADYAAKTFTLKINGQRVDLHAKDRFDLLLDRLGLSDANVARINELKAPMPGLIIDIRVQPGQAVLKGDPLLVLEAMKMENILKAPADGTIGSIKVDLRANVTKGQVLVQFA, from the coding sequence ATGCTTAGTATCAGCATTGGCTCAGCACATAGCTGGGAGGTGGATTTTCAGGCCACCGACTCCCTTACCCTCAATGGCCAGCCCTTTGCCTGGGATGTGGCACCGCTCGGAAACGGGCGCTATCACGTGCTTTACCAGGGGCAGTCGTATACTGCCGAGCTGGTAGAAGCCGATTATGCGGCCAAGACCTTCACGCTGAAAATCAATGGCCAGCGGGTAGACTTGCACGCCAAAGACCGGTTCGACTTACTCCTCGACCGGCTGGGGCTGAGCGATGCCAATGTTGCCCGGATAAACGAGTTGAAGGCCCCCATGCCGGGCCTCATTATTGACATTCGGGTGCAGCCCGGCCAGGCCGTGCTGAAGGGCGACCCGCTGCTGGTACTGGAAGCCATGAAAATGGAAAATATTTTAAAAGCCCCGGCCGACGGGACTATCGGCAGCATCAAAGTAGACCTGCGGGCCAATGTTACCAAAGGCCAGGTACTGGTACAGTTTGCCTGA
- the metK gene encoding methionine adenosyltransferase — MPYLFTSESVSEGHPDKVADQISDAILDDFLRQDPAAKVACETMVTTGLVVIAGEVKSSAYVDVQSIARNVIRRIGYTKAEYKFEAESCGILSALHEQSPDINQGVVRQAPEEQGAGDQGMMFGYATNETANYMPLALDLSHALLEELAAIRKAGQEMTYLRPDAKSQVTIRYSDDHRPVAIDTIVISTQHDDFDPSEEHMLARIKQDIIAILIPRVKAKLSAEVQALFTGDIKHHINPTGKFVIGGPHGDSGLTGRKIIVDTYGGKGAHGGGAFSGKDSSKVDRSAAYAARHIAKNLVAAGVADQALVQVAYAIGVAKPVGLYVTTSGTTKATNAAGHTLTDGEISDKVNELFDLRPYAIVERLGLRNPIFGATAAYGHMGRQPGTITVKMKDGEEKTFETFTWEKLDYVDRIKAAFSL, encoded by the coding sequence ATGCCCTATCTGTTCACTTCCGAATCGGTTTCGGAAGGCCACCCCGATAAAGTTGCCGACCAAATTTCGGATGCTATTCTGGACGACTTCCTGCGCCAGGACCCGGCCGCAAAAGTTGCCTGCGAAACGATGGTAACCACCGGCCTGGTCGTTATTGCCGGCGAAGTAAAATCGTCGGCTTACGTAGATGTTCAGAGCATTGCCCGCAACGTCATCCGTCGCATCGGCTATACCAAGGCTGAGTATAAGTTTGAAGCCGAGAGCTGCGGCATCCTGTCGGCGCTGCACGAGCAGTCGCCCGATATCAACCAGGGAGTGGTGCGCCAGGCTCCGGAAGAGCAGGGCGCCGGCGACCAGGGCATGATGTTTGGCTACGCTACGAACGAAACGGCCAACTATATGCCCCTGGCCCTCGACCTTTCGCACGCCCTGCTCGAAGAGCTGGCCGCTATCCGCAAGGCCGGCCAGGAAATGACTTACCTGCGCCCCGACGCCAAAAGCCAGGTAACCATCCGGTATTCCGACGACCACCGCCCGGTGGCCATCGATACCATTGTTATCAGTACCCAGCACGACGACTTCGACCCGTCGGAAGAGCACATGCTGGCCCGCATCAAGCAGGATATCATCGCTATTCTCATTCCGCGCGTGAAAGCCAAGCTAAGCGCCGAAGTGCAGGCGCTGTTCACTGGCGATATCAAGCACCACATCAACCCCACCGGCAAATTTGTTATCGGTGGGCCGCATGGCGACTCGGGCCTCACGGGCCGCAAGATTATCGTCGATACCTACGGCGGCAAGGGCGCGCACGGCGGCGGCGCCTTCTCCGGCAAAGACTCGAGCAAGGTAGACCGCTCGGCCGCCTACGCTGCCCGCCACATTGCCAAAAACCTCGTAGCCGCTGGGGTGGCCGACCAGGCGTTGGTGCAGGTTGCCTACGCCATTGGCGTAGCCAAGCCAGTAGGCCTGTACGTCACTACCTCGGGCACCACCAAGGCCACCAATGCGGCCGGCCACACACTCACCGATGGGGAGATTTCGGATAAGGTAAACGAGCTATTCGACCTGCGGCCTTACGCCATTGTAGAGCGGCTGGGACTGCGAAATCCTATTTTTGGCGCTACAGCCGCCTACGGCCACATGGGCCGCCAGCCCGGCACCATTACCGTTAAGATGAAGGACGGCGAGGAAAAAACCTTCGAAACCTTTACCTGGGAAAAGCTGGACTACGTGGACCGTATCAAAGCCGCGTTTAGCCTCTAA
- the frr gene encoding ribosome recycling factor: MDEEIQFYLSDAEESMGKAIAHVGVEMGRIRAGKASPSMLDGLRVDYYGTPTPVAQIANISAPDPRSLLIKPWEKNMVNEVAKAIKNSDLGLNPVADADGVRLNIPPMTEERRRDLVKQAKNEAEAGKVRVRGIRKDVNEALRKLQKDGAPEDAIKDAEAKVQKYTDAHITEVDKLFSKKESEIMTI, translated from the coding sequence ATGGACGAGGAAATTCAATTTTACCTCAGCGATGCTGAGGAGTCGATGGGCAAGGCCATTGCCCACGTAGGCGTAGAAATGGGTCGCATCCGGGCCGGCAAAGCCTCACCGTCCATGCTCGATGGCCTGCGCGTAGACTACTACGGTACGCCCACCCCAGTAGCGCAAATTGCGAATATCTCCGCCCCCGACCCTCGTTCGCTGCTTATTAAGCCCTGGGAAAAAAATATGGTAAATGAGGTGGCCAAAGCCATCAAAAATAGCGACCTGGGCCTGAATCCCGTTGCTGATGCCGATGGTGTGCGCCTCAACATTCCGCCCATGACTGAAGAGCGCCGCCGTGACCTGGTAAAGCAGGCCAAAAACGAAGCCGAAGCTGGCAAAGTACGGGTACGCGGTATCCGCAAGGATGTAAACGAGGCCCTGCGCAAGCTCCAGAAAGATGGTGCACCGGAGGACGCCATCAAGGATGCCGAGGCCAAAGTGCAGAAGTACACCGATGCCCACATCACCGAAGTAGATAAACTCTTCTCTAAAAAAGAATCGGAGATTATGACTATCTGA
- a CDS encoding glycosyltransferase family 2 protein, whose protein sequence is MPVSLSVVVITFNEEANIARCLQALGTVADEVLVVDSFSSDGTVEICRQHGARVIQNAFAGYVEQKNFATDQATFDYILQLDADEVLTDELRQSIQAVKNNWQHAAYSLARLTNYCGTWVRHGGWYPDRKLRLYDRRLGRWQGLLLHEHYEVNTGQFTGQLMGDILHFSYISIAQHVSQLNKFTSITAQERALKGQTRVTFFHLLLKPLWKFVHGYVFRLGFLDGFAGLSIAVISAWGVFLKFAKLKTGTQNAPTS, encoded by the coding sequence ATGCCAGTCTCGCTCTCTGTCGTCGTTATTACCTTCAATGAGGAAGCCAACATTGCCCGCTGCCTGCAGGCGCTGGGCACGGTAGCCGACGAAGTATTGGTAGTCGATTCGTTCTCCTCCGACGGCACGGTGGAAATCTGCCGCCAGCACGGCGCCCGCGTTATTCAAAATGCCTTCGCCGGCTACGTCGAGCAAAAAAACTTCGCTACCGACCAGGCTACGTTCGACTACATTTTGCAGCTCGATGCCGACGAAGTGCTGACCGATGAGCTGCGCCAGAGCATTCAGGCTGTAAAAAATAACTGGCAGCATGCGGCTTACTCGCTGGCGCGCCTCACCAACTACTGCGGCACCTGGGTGCGCCACGGCGGCTGGTACCCCGACCGCAAGCTGCGCCTCTACGACCGCCGCCTGGGCCGCTGGCAGGGCCTGCTGCTGCACGAGCACTACGAAGTGAACACTGGGCAGTTTACCGGTCAGCTTATGGGTGATATATTGCATTTTTCATATATTTCAATTGCACAGCACGTCAGCCAGCTGAATAAATTCACGAGTATCACGGCGCAGGAGCGGGCGCTGAAGGGCCAGACCCGCGTAACGTTCTTTCATCTCTTACTGAAGCCGCTCTGGAAATTTGTGCATGGCTATGTGTTCCGGCTGGGCTTTCTGGATGGCTTCGCAGGCCTAAGTATCGCGGTCATTTCGGCCTGGGGGGTATTTCTGAAGTTCGCGAAGCTGAAAACCGGCACCCAAAACGCGCCCACGTCATGA
- the ahcY gene encoding adenosylhomocysteinase, which translates to MVETKPTTYVPYKVKDLSLAEWGRKEIRLAEAEMPGLMALRAEFGPSQPLKGARIAGCLHMTIQTAVLIETLIALGAEVTWSSCNIFSTQDHAAAAIAAAGIPVYAWKGMSEEEFNWCIEQTLFFGEGRQPLNMILDDGGDLTNMVLNQFPELAAGIRGVSEETTTGVLRLIERVKNGSLPFPAFNVNDSVTKSKFDNKYGCKESAVDAIRRATDVMMAGKVAVVAGYGDVGKGTAASLRGAGARVIVTEIDPICALQAAMDSYEVKKMENAIPRADIVITTTGNCDIIREEHFRALKDKAIVCNIGHFDDEIDMAWLNKNYGHTKDTVKPQVDIYNIDGKEVIILAEGRLVNLGCATGHPSFVMSNSFTNQTLAQLELWKNASHYENQVYTLPKHLDEKVARLHLAKIGVELDELTPKQADYIKVPVEGPFKSDLYRY; encoded by the coding sequence ATGGTAGAGACCAAGCCTACAACCTACGTTCCTTATAAAGTAAAAGACCTGAGCCTGGCCGAATGGGGGCGCAAGGAGATTCGCTTGGCTGAAGCCGAGATGCCCGGCCTGATGGCATTGCGGGCGGAGTTTGGCCCGAGCCAGCCACTGAAAGGTGCCCGCATTGCGGGCTGCCTGCACATGACTATCCAAACCGCGGTACTCATCGAAACCCTTATTGCCCTGGGGGCTGAGGTTACCTGGTCGTCGTGCAATATATTTTCGACGCAGGACCATGCGGCGGCGGCCATCGCGGCGGCCGGCATTCCGGTGTATGCCTGGAAGGGCATGAGCGAGGAAGAATTTAACTGGTGCATCGAGCAGACGCTGTTTTTCGGAGAAGGGCGCCAGCCGCTCAACATGATTCTCGACGATGGTGGCGACCTCACCAACATGGTACTCAATCAGTTCCCCGAGCTGGCTGCCGGTATCAGAGGGGTGAGCGAAGAAACTACGACCGGCGTCCTGCGTCTTATCGAGCGCGTGAAAAACGGCTCACTGCCTTTCCCGGCCTTTAATGTGAACGACTCGGTAACGAAGTCGAAATTTGATAACAAGTACGGCTGCAAGGAGTCGGCAGTAGATGCTATCCGCCGGGCTACCGACGTGATGATGGCGGGCAAAGTGGCCGTAGTGGCCGGCTACGGCGACGTAGGAAAAGGCACCGCGGCCTCGCTGCGCGGCGCTGGTGCCCGCGTTATCGTCACCGAGATTGACCCCATCTGCGCGCTGCAAGCCGCCATGGATAGCTACGAGGTGAAGAAGATGGAGAACGCTATTCCGCGGGCTGATATCGTTATCACTACCACGGGCAACTGCGATATTATCCGTGAGGAGCACTTCCGAGCCCTTAAGGACAAGGCCATCGTCTGCAACATCGGGCACTTCGACGATGAAATCGACATGGCGTGGCTAAACAAAAACTATGGCCACACCAAAGACACTGTAAAGCCGCAAGTCGATATTTATAACATCGACGGGAAAGAGGTTATCATTCTGGCCGAAGGCCGCCTGGTAAACCTGGGCTGCGCCACGGGCCACCCGTCGTTCGTGATGTCGAACTCGTTTACCAACCAGACGCTGGCGCAGCTGGAGCTGTGGAAGAACGCCAGCCACTACGAAAACCAGGTATATACCCTGCCCAAGCACCTGGATGAGAAAGTAGCCCGCCTGCACCTCGCCAAAATTGGGGTGGAGCTGGACGAGCTGACGCCCAAGCAGGCCGACTATATCAAAGTGCCAGTGGAGGGCCCGTTCAAGTCGGACCTGTACCGCTACTAA
- the gmk gene encoding guanylate kinase, with amino-acid sequence MQGKIIVFSAPSGAGKTTIVHRLMELIPELSFSISACTRDRRGRAEVNGKDYHFITVADFQDKIRHNEFVEWEEVYEGAFYGTLKSEIERIWATGKHAILDVDVKGGLSIKAFYKERALAVFVRPPSIEALAERLTARATDSTSSISSRVYKATFELAFEDKFDVTVVNDKLEEAVAHAEKLVRDFIQSDTPAEAV; translated from the coding sequence ATGCAGGGCAAAATCATTGTATTCTCGGCTCCGTCAGGAGCGGGCAAGACGACTATCGTACATCGGCTCATGGAGTTAATCCCGGAGCTGAGCTTCTCCATCTCGGCCTGTACCCGCGACCGCCGCGGCCGCGCCGAGGTCAATGGCAAAGACTATCACTTCATTACGGTAGCCGATTTTCAGGATAAAATTCGTCACAACGAGTTTGTGGAGTGGGAAGAGGTATACGAAGGGGCCTTCTATGGTACCCTCAAATCGGAGATTGAGCGTATCTGGGCCACTGGCAAGCACGCTATTCTCGATGTGGATGTGAAGGGTGGCCTCAGCATCAAAGCGTTTTATAAAGAGCGGGCGCTCGCCGTTTTTGTGCGGCCGCCTTCCATCGAAGCCCTGGCTGAGCGGCTCACGGCGCGGGCCACCGACTCTACTTCCAGTATTTCTTCGCGGGTGTACAAAGCGACTTTCGAGCTGGCCTTTGAGGACAAGTTCGACGTCACGGTTGTGAACGATAAGCTGGAGGAGGCAGTCGCCCACGCCGAAAAGCTGGTGCGCGACTTCATTCAATCCGATACGCCAGCTGAGGCGGTATGA
- the pyrH gene encoding UMP kinase codes for MTYHRILLKLSGEALMGQQQYGIDADRLMQYATEIKAVAAQGVQVAVVIGGGNIFRGVQAEHFGLDRVQGDYMGMLATVINSMALQSALEKMDVPTRLLSGLTIQRVCEPYIRRRAMRHLEKGRVVIFGAGIGSPYFTTDSAASLRAIEIEADVVLKGTRVDGIYSADPEKHPNAVRYSRISFDEVMEKNLSVMDMTAFTLCKENNLPIIVFDMNTAGNLERLVAGEDLGTLVTMAGGLARAANALPELSGLPPLVGNLPEQA; via the coding sequence TTGACTTATCACCGAATTCTTCTCAAGCTCAGCGGCGAAGCGCTTATGGGCCAGCAGCAATACGGCATTGATGCTGACCGGCTCATGCAGTACGCTACCGAAATAAAGGCGGTAGCAGCGCAGGGTGTGCAGGTAGCCGTAGTAATTGGCGGCGGCAATATTTTCCGGGGTGTGCAGGCCGAGCACTTTGGCCTCGACCGCGTGCAGGGCGACTACATGGGCATGCTGGCCACGGTTATCAACTCGATGGCCCTGCAAAGCGCCCTGGAAAAAATGGACGTCCCTACCCGCCTGCTTTCGGGCCTTACCATTCAGCGGGTGTGCGAGCCCTACATCCGACGCCGCGCCATGCGCCATCTGGAGAAAGGCCGCGTGGTAATTTTTGGCGCCGGTATTGGCTCGCCCTACTTTACTACCGACTCGGCTGCGTCGCTGCGGGCCATCGAGATTGAAGCCGACGTAGTGCTGAAAGGCACCCGGGTAGATGGCATTTATTCAGCTGACCCCGAGAAGCACCCCAACGCCGTGCGCTACTCACGCATTTCGTTTGATGAGGTAATGGAGAAAAACCTGAGCGTGATGGATATGACGGCCTTCACACTTTGCAAAGAGAATAACCTGCCTATCATCGTTTTCGATATGAATACGGCGGGCAATCTGGAGCGCCTGGTGGCTGGCGAAGACCTTGGTACCCTGGTAACAATGGCTGGCGGCCTTGCGCGCGCGGCCAATGCGCTGCCCGAGCTAAGCGGCCTGCCACCGCTGGTAGGTAACCTGCCCGAACAAGCCTGA
- a CDS encoding glycosyltransferase family 9 protein translates to MSPTFLISRTDAIGDVVLTLPVAGWLKQHYPACRVVLIGRSYTAAVSSACPQLDDFLAIDTLQKLPAAEQLAQVRSYEAAAIIHVFPNKFLAKLARQANIPVRIGTRNRLFHWLACNRLVALSRRHSPLHEAQLNLQLLQPLGYSQVLSLAAIIALTGLRAATPLRAEYQQLLAARQPGQLNVVLHPRSRGSAREWGLPHFGELARLLHKAGHRVFISGTAAEGEELAGWLRENARFITADLTGQLALPEFITFIAAADGLVAGSTGPLHLAAALGRQALGLYPPIRPMHPSRWAPLGPHAEYLVVDRPNCQDCEAQPTECTCIKAIAAATVAAQIARWQPLQAT, encoded by the coding sequence ATGAGTCCGACTTTCCTCATTTCGCGTACCGATGCCATCGGCGATGTGGTTTTGACGCTGCCCGTAGCCGGCTGGCTCAAGCAGCATTATCCCGCCTGCCGCGTAGTGCTCATTGGGCGCAGCTACACCGCTGCCGTATCTTCCGCTTGCCCCCAGCTAGATGATTTTCTGGCTATTGATACCTTACAAAAGCTGCCTGCGGCCGAGCAGCTGGCGCAGGTGCGCAGCTACGAGGCGGCGGCTATTATCCACGTTTTTCCAAATAAATTTCTCGCGAAACTGGCTCGGCAAGCCAATATTCCGGTTCGCATCGGCACGCGCAACCGCTTGTTTCACTGGCTCGCCTGCAACCGGCTGGTCGCGCTCAGCCGCCGCCACTCGCCGCTGCACGAGGCCCAGCTGAACCTGCAGCTCTTGCAGCCGCTTGGATACAGCCAGGTGCTTAGTCTGGCTGCCATCATAGCGCTGACGGGCCTGCGGGCAGCTACGCCGCTTCGTGCTGAATATCAGCAGCTGCTGGCTGCCCGGCAGCCGGGCCAGCTCAATGTTGTGCTGCACCCGCGCAGCCGGGGCAGTGCCCGCGAGTGGGGCCTACCGCATTTTGGCGAGCTAGCCCGGCTGCTTCACAAGGCCGGGCACCGCGTTTTCATCAGTGGCACGGCTGCCGAAGGTGAGGAGCTGGCCGGCTGGCTGCGCGAAAACGCCCGCTTCATCACCGCCGACCTGACCGGCCAGCTGGCACTTCCCGAGTTCATCACCTTTATTGCCGCCGCTGATGGGCTGGTGGCCGGCAGTACCGGGCCCTTGCACCTGGCTGCCGCGCTTGGTCGCCAGGCGCTGGGGTTGTACCCGCCCATTCGGCCCATGCACCCCAGCCGCTGGGCTCCGCTTGGGCCGCATGCCGAATACCTGGTAGTTGACCGGCCCAACTGCCAGGATTGTGAGGCACAGCCAACCGAATGTACCTGCATCAAGGCAATTGCGGCAGCTACCGTAGCAGCCCAAATTGCTCGCTGGCAGCCTTTGCAGGCAACCTAG
- a CDS encoding sigma-70 family RNA polymerase sigma factor: MSDSPERVKLSKEEKDRRFQAELMPVLDPLYNFAYRLTLDEDDANDLVQETYLKAYRFFEYFEPGTNAKAWLFRILKNSFINDFRKKSKQPAKVDYSEVEGYYNPDEVEGDADTGASSSDLRQQSSRDLIGDEVASALNSLPVDFRTVIILCDLEGFTYEEMAKVLDIPIGTVRSRLHRARNFLKDKLEKYASSMGYGNDASDDAVNAAEPDDENS; this comes from the coding sequence ATGAGTGACTCTCCCGAACGGGTGAAGCTGAGCAAAGAGGAAAAAGACCGGCGCTTTCAGGCCGAGCTGATGCCGGTGCTCGACCCGCTCTACAACTTCGCCTATCGCCTCACGCTCGACGAAGACGATGCCAACGACCTGGTGCAGGAAACCTACCTCAAGGCGTACCGCTTTTTTGAGTACTTCGAGCCCGGCACCAATGCCAAGGCCTGGCTTTTTCGTATTCTGAAAAACTCGTTTATCAACGATTTTCGGAAGAAAAGCAAGCAGCCGGCGAAAGTCGATTACAGCGAAGTTGAAGGATATTATAATCCGGATGAAGTAGAGGGCGATGCCGATACCGGGGCTTCGTCGTCTGACCTGCGGCAACAGTCCTCGCGCGACCTTATCGGCGACGAAGTAGCCAGCGCCTTAAACTCGCTACCAGTTGATTTTCGGACGGTTATCATCTTGTGCGACCTTGAGGGCTTTACCTATGAGGAAATGGCCAAGGTGCTCGATATTCCGATTGGTACGGTGCGCTCACGGCTGCACCGGGCGCGTAATTTCCTCAAAGACAAGCTCGAAAAATATGCCTCATCCATGGGCTACGGGAACGATGCCTCTGATGATGCCGTTAATGCCGCCGAGCCCGACGACGAAAACAGTTAA
- a CDS encoding SDR family NAD(P)-dependent oxidoreductase, with the protein MADVQNKLILVTGATSGIGEVTARELARQGAHVVILARNRAKAERTQRDIIDTTGNKHVDIVLADLSVLQQVRDVAAQIHDNYPRLDVLVNNAGLMFGAERQVSADGNELTLATNHLGPFLLTSLLFDLLQKSPAARIVNVASMAYRFSKPTLDDLQSERSYSPVWEYGNTKLWNIMFTQELARRLREHGITNVTTNSLHPGAVATGYGQQSGGWLTAVLTLGRPFMLSPEKGAETSIFLATDAQAGAVSGGFYNKKKPEPVKSSFNTPENNRRLWELTEQLTGTKFLN; encoded by the coding sequence ATGGCTGACGTACAGAATAAACTCATTCTTGTCACCGGCGCTACTTCCGGCATTGGCGAAGTAACGGCCCGTGAGCTGGCCCGTCAGGGTGCGCATGTCGTTATTCTGGCCCGCAACCGGGCCAAGGCCGAGCGCACGCAGCGCGACATCATCGATACTACTGGCAACAAGCACGTTGACATCGTGCTGGCCGACCTTTCGGTGCTTCAGCAGGTGCGCGACGTGGCGGCGCAGATTCATGACAACTATCCGCGCCTCGACGTGCTGGTAAACAATGCGGGGCTTATGTTTGGGGCTGAGCGCCAGGTATCGGCCGATGGCAATGAGCTGACGCTGGCTACCAACCACCTGGGGCCGTTTCTGCTCACCAGCCTGCTTTTCGACTTACTGCAAAAAAGCCCGGCGGCTCGCATCGTAAACGTGGCCTCAATGGCATATCGCTTTTCCAAGCCTACGCTCGACGACCTGCAGTCGGAGCGCTCATACAGCCCCGTGTGGGAGTATGGCAACACCAAGCTCTGGAATATCATGTTTACCCAGGAGCTGGCGCGGCGCCTGCGCGAGCACGGCATCACCAACGTCACTACCAACTCGCTGCACCCCGGCGCGGTGGCCACCGGCTACGGGCAGCAGTCGGGCGGCTGGCTAACGGCCGTGCTTACCCTGGGTCGGCCTTTTATGCTATCACCCGAGAAAGGAGCCGAAACCAGCATTTTTCTGGCCACTGATGCCCAGGCCGGCGCAGTCAGCGGGGGCTTCTACAATAAGAAAAAGCCCGAGCCGGTGAAAAGCAGCTTTAATACCCCCGAAAACAACCGGCGCCTCTGGGAGCTGACGGAGCAGCTGACCGGCACAAAGTTTCTCAATTAG
- a CDS encoding class I SAM-dependent methyltransferase — protein MAAHLHDDPAHLALQARRYPHLPVPDLVRQIQARQKARVKLPAWADNQELIFPPALSVEQASSEKTATYKANLVAGAARLADLTGGFGADSAHFAEVVDQVAYVERDPRLAEIVAYNLAQLRIGNVTTHAADAVSFLKTADQPFDWLYLDPARRDQRGGKLFRLADCEPDVPRLLPLLLRHAPRILLKTSPMLDIELAIEELRHVRRLWVLAVENEVKEVLYELGAEPAIDPERLAVNLRRDGSQQEFRVNRAREARAVPRYAEAQQYLYEPNAAILKAGAFKSIGTAFELLKLHQHSHLYTSQELRADFPGRTFRILATEKADGPILKAHLGPEGRAHVTTRNFPESVADFRRRTGIREGGDQYLFATTDLRGRLVVLICAKL, from the coding sequence GTGGCTGCTCACCTTCACGACGACCCGGCCCACCTTGCCCTCCAGGCCCGTCGCTACCCTCATCTGCCCGTGCCCGATTTGGTGCGTCAGATTCAGGCCCGCCAGAAAGCCCGCGTGAAACTGCCCGCCTGGGCCGATAACCAGGAATTGATTTTCCCCCCGGCACTGTCAGTCGAGCAGGCTTCGTCTGAAAAAACGGCTACCTATAAGGCCAACCTGGTGGCCGGAGCCGCCCGGCTCGCTGACCTTACGGGCGGCTTTGGCGCCGATTCGGCCCACTTTGCGGAGGTAGTTGACCAGGTAGCCTATGTGGAGCGCGACCCCCGGCTGGCGGAGATAGTAGCCTACAACCTCGCGCAGCTACGCATCGGCAACGTAACGACGCATGCGGCGGATGCCGTTAGCTTTCTGAAGACTGCCGACCAGCCGTTCGACTGGCTATACCTCGACCCGGCCCGGCGCGACCAGCGCGGCGGCAAGCTCTTTCGGCTGGCCGACTGCGAGCCCGACGTGCCGCGCCTGCTGCCACTGCTACTGCGGCACGCCCCACGCATTCTGCTCAAGACTTCGCCCATGCTCGATATAGAGTTGGCCATTGAGGAGCTGCGCCACGTGCGCCGCCTGTGGGTGCTGGCCGTGGAAAATGAAGTAAAGGAAGTGCTCTATGAGCTCGGTGCCGAGCCGGCCATCGACCCTGAGCGCCTGGCAGTGAACCTGCGGCGCGATGGCAGCCAGCAGGAATTTCGCGTTAACCGGGCGCGTGAAGCACGCGCCGTACCCCGCTACGCCGAGGCCCAACAGTATCTGTATGAGCCCAATGCTGCCATTCTGAAAGCCGGAGCCTTTAAAAGTATTGGCACCGCGTTTGAGCTGCTCAAGCTTCATCAACACAGCCACTTATATACCAGCCAGGAGCTGCGAGCCGATTTTCCGGGGCGAACGTTCCGCATCTTGGCTACGGAGAAGGCCGATGGCCCTATCCTGAAAGCGCACCTTGGCCCCGAGGGGCGAGCACACGTTACGACCCGCAATTTTCCCGAGTCGGTAGCCGATTTCCGGCGGCGCACGGGTATTCGGGAGGGCGGCGACCAGTACCTGTTTGCTACTACCGACCTGCGTGGCCGGCTGGTCGTGCTCATCTGCGCTAAGCTATAA
- the nadD gene encoding nicotinate (nicotinamide) nucleotide adenylyltransferase: MMPAAFGPAQRIGLLFGSFNPVHTGHLILAEHFATRTDLAEVWLVVSPQNPFKAGAELLPEAQRLSLVELAIAGNPRLRVEAIEFGLPRPSYTIATLDALQQRHPDTEFVLLMGADNLPGLPRWQQAARLLAEIDIYVYPRPGTALPELALFPRVQVMQAPLLDISATYIRESLRLGRSIRYLVPASVETALLSYGDE, translated from the coding sequence ATGATGCCGGCTGCTTTCGGCCCTGCACAACGAATCGGACTACTATTCGGCTCGTTTAATCCGGTGCATACCGGCCACCTTATTCTGGCCGAGCACTTTGCCACCCGCACCGACTTGGCGGAAGTATGGCTGGTCGTATCGCCCCAAAACCCGTTTAAAGCGGGAGCCGAGTTGCTGCCCGAAGCCCAGCGCCTGAGCCTGGTAGAACTAGCCATTGCCGGCAATCCGCGCCTGCGAGTAGAAGCCATTGAGTTTGGCCTGCCGCGCCCCAGCTATACCATTGCCACCCTCGATGCGCTGCAGCAGCGCCATCCCGACACGGAGTTTGTGCTGCTAATGGGTGCCGACAACCTGCCCGGCCTGCCGCGCTGGCAGCAAGCAGCCCGCTTGCTGGCCGAAATTGATATCTACGTTTACCCGCGCCCCGGCACCGCCTTGCCCGAGCTGGCTCTCTTTCCGCGTGTGCAGGTAATGCAGGCGCCTTTACTGGATATCTCGGCTACCTACATCCGCGAGAGCCTGCGCCTCGGCCGCTCTATTCGTTACCTGGTACCCGCTTCTGTAGAAACCGCGCTGCTATCGTACGGGGATGAATAA
- the hpf gene encoding ribosome hibernation-promoting factor, HPF/YfiA family, giving the protein MKVQMQSVHFDADKTLLDFIQQRLNKLEHFYDRVTDGEVILRLNNKDGVANKTVEIKLMVPGSTLFSQEDAASFEAATDAAVEALKRQITRYKEKSLSH; this is encoded by the coding sequence ATGAAAGTGCAAATGCAATCGGTGCATTTCGATGCCGACAAAACCCTGCTCGACTTCATTCAGCAGCGCCTCAACAAGCTAGAACATTTTTACGACCGTGTAACGGATGGCGAAGTTATTTTGCGCCTCAACAACAAAGATGGGGTGGCCAACAAAACCGTTGAAATCAAGCTGATGGTGCCTGGTAGTACCCTTTTTAGCCAGGAGGATGCGGCCTCTTTCGAAGCGGCTACCGATGCTGCGGTGGAAGCCCTGAAGCGGCAGATTACCCGGTATAAAGAAAAATCACTAAGCCATTAG